A window from Gemmatimonadales bacterium encodes these proteins:
- a CDS encoding ABC transporter ATP-binding protein, producing the protein MTEPLISLTGIKKVFYTDEVETHALSDIHLEIQRGEYLAIAGPSGCGKTTLLSILGLLDSPTDGTYVLDGQPVAKLSAADRARVRNRQIGFIFQAFNLIGDLTVYENVELPLTYRGMAAEERRRRVQAALERVGMSHRMKHFPAQLSGGQQQRVAVARAVAGDPAILLADEPTGNLDSTNGEAVMELLRELHQGGATICMVTHDSRYARHAGRSVHLFDGKVVEERQLTAVS; encoded by the coding sequence ATGACTGAGCCCCTGATCTCGCTGACAGGCATCAAGAAGGTCTTCTACACCGACGAGGTCGAGACCCACGCGCTGTCCGACATTCACTTGGAGATCCAGCGAGGCGAGTACCTGGCGATCGCGGGGCCGTCGGGCTGCGGCAAGACGACCCTGCTATCGATCCTCGGCCTGCTCGACTCACCCACCGACGGGACCTACGTGCTGGACGGCCAGCCGGTGGCCAAGCTCTCCGCCGCCGACCGGGCCCGGGTCAGGAACCGGCAGATCGGATTCATCTTCCAGGCGTTCAACCTGATCGGTGACCTCACCGTGTACGAGAACGTGGAGCTGCCGCTCACCTATCGCGGTATGGCGGCGGAGGAGCGCCGCCGCCGGGTGCAGGCGGCGCTGGAGCGGGTGGGCATGTCGCACCGGATGAAGCACTTCCCGGCCCAGCTCTCGGGCGGCCAGCAGCAGCGCGTGGCGGTTGCGCGCGCCGTGGCCGGCGACCCGGCCATCCTCCTCGCCGACGAACCCACCGGCAATCTCGACTCCACCAACGGCGAAGCGGTGATGGAGCTGCTGCGCGAGCTGCACCAGGGCGGCGCCACCATCTGCATGGTGACCCATGATTCCCGCTACGCTCGCCACGCCGGCCGCTCGGTCCACCTGTTCGACGGCAAGGTGGTCGAGGAGCGCCAGCTGACCGCGGTCAGTTAG
- a CDS encoding HlyD family efflux transporter periplasmic adaptor subunit — protein sequence MDIPREPAKRGRKRLMYGGLGLLAIVLATVGLRNLKPAAPKVDRAAVWVDSVVRGPLVIEVRGPGTLVPERIRYISAVTAGRVEQRLAQPGQEVTAETVLLEMSNPDVQLQALESERQLSVAQADRVNLRATLATQRLNQEATVAAAKAAFLDAKRTADASDSLAAKQLISTSEASRAQDRLEELSTRFKVEQERLQVMTQAADSQLALQQAQVNRLRDVTEFQRGRIRSMVVKAGANGTLQELSLEVGQWAQSGASLARIVEPGRLKAVLRIPETQAKDVTLGQPAAIDTRNGIARGKVSRMDPAVLNGTVTVDVSLEGELPRGARPDLSVDGTIQVERLDNVLHVGRPAYGQAGSTVGLFKLIEDGTTAVRVNVRLGRTSVNTVEVLGGLQPGDKVIISDMSRWDGFDRVRVE from the coding sequence GTGGACATTCCGAGGGAACCAGCCAAACGCGGACGCAAGCGGCTCATGTATGGGGGCCTGGGGCTCCTGGCCATCGTGCTGGCGACGGTCGGCCTGCGCAACCTGAAGCCGGCCGCCCCCAAGGTCGACCGCGCGGCCGTCTGGGTGGATTCCGTAGTGCGTGGGCCCCTGGTGATCGAAGTGCGCGGCCCGGGTACCCTGGTGCCGGAGAGGATCCGCTACATCTCCGCCGTGACGGCCGGCCGGGTCGAGCAGCGGCTGGCCCAGCCCGGCCAGGAAGTGACGGCCGAGACGGTCCTGCTGGAGATGAGCAACCCCGACGTCCAGCTCCAGGCACTCGAGTCCGAGCGCCAGCTCAGCGTGGCCCAAGCTGATCGGGTGAACCTCCGCGCCACGCTCGCCACCCAGCGGCTCAACCAGGAGGCGACGGTCGCGGCGGCGAAGGCCGCGTTCCTCGATGCCAAGCGGACGGCGGACGCCTCCGACTCGCTCGCGGCCAAGCAGCTCATCTCGACCAGCGAGGCCAGCCGGGCGCAGGATCGGCTGGAGGAGCTGAGCACCCGGTTCAAGGTCGAGCAGGAACGGCTGCAGGTGATGACCCAGGCCGCCGACTCGCAGCTCGCGCTGCAGCAGGCCCAGGTGAACCGGCTGCGGGACGTGACCGAGTTCCAGCGCGGCCGGATCCGCTCCATGGTGGTGAAGGCCGGCGCGAACGGCACGCTGCAGGAGCTCTCCCTCGAGGTGGGGCAGTGGGCCCAGTCGGGCGCGTCGCTCGCCCGGATCGTGGAGCCGGGCCGGCTCAAGGCGGTGCTTCGCATTCCGGAGACGCAGGCCAAGGACGTCACTCTGGGTCAACCCGCCGCGATCGACACCCGCAACGGAATCGCCCGCGGGAAGGTGTCGCGGATGGACCCGGCGGTGCTCAACGGCACCGTCACGGTGGACGTATCGCTGGAAGGCGAGCTGCCCCGCGGCGCCCGGCCGGACCTGTCGGTCGATGGCACCATCCAGGTCGAGCGGCTGGACAACGTGCTCCACGTCGGGCGGCCCGCGTATGGGCAGGCCGGGAGCACGGTAGGCCTGTTCAAGCTGATCGAGGACGGCACCACCGCGGTACGGGTGAACGTCCGGCTGGGCCGCACGTCGGTCAACACCGTCGAGGTGCTGGGCGGCCTCCAGCCGGGTGACAAGGTGATCATCTCCGACATGTCCCGCTGGGATGGGTTCGACCGCGTGAGAGTCGAATGA
- a CDS encoding NAD(P)/FAD-dependent oxidoreductase, whose product MKSRRPDDPAWDCIVVGGGPAGLSAALMLGRCRRRVLVCDLGAPRNWWSREIHGFLTRDGTPPSELLRLARDELRRYQSIELRHANVVDAAPEADGFAVRCADGTLLRSRKLLLATGVVDEIPEIEGLAPLYGLSVHHCPYCDAWEWRDQPIAVYGQGEAGAGLALALTVWTDDLVLCTDGPAELPEHLRERLDAVGVPLREERVLRLDGADGQLERVVFLDGSSVDRRALFLAAGHHQRSDLPGRLGCAFTEAGAVDTGKCESTNLPGLYVCGDASREAQFVVVAAAEGAEAGMAVNQALLREDLARIRPQKSSSKPSRASLGTP is encoded by the coding sequence GTGAAGTCTCGCCGGCCTGACGATCCCGCCTGGGACTGCATCGTCGTGGGCGGCGGCCCCGCGGGCTTGAGCGCCGCACTCATGCTCGGCCGCTGCCGCCGGCGGGTGCTGGTCTGCGACCTCGGCGCGCCGCGCAACTGGTGGTCCCGAGAGATCCACGGATTTCTCACCCGAGACGGCACGCCTCCCTCCGAGCTCCTGCGGCTCGCCCGCGACGAGCTCCGGCGATACCAGAGCATCGAGCTGCGCCACGCGAACGTGGTGGATGCCGCGCCCGAGGCCGACGGGTTCGCCGTGCGCTGCGCCGACGGGACGCTGCTCCGGAGCCGGAAGCTGTTGCTGGCCACCGGGGTGGTCGACGAGATCCCGGAGATCGAGGGCCTCGCGCCGCTGTACGGCCTGAGCGTGCATCACTGTCCCTACTGCGATGCCTGGGAATGGCGCGATCAGCCGATTGCCGTCTACGGCCAAGGGGAAGCTGGCGCCGGCCTCGCGCTGGCCCTCACGGTCTGGACCGATGATCTGGTGCTCTGCACCGACGGGCCGGCGGAGCTGCCCGAGCACCTGCGCGAGAGGCTGGACGCTGTCGGCGTGCCCCTGCGGGAGGAGCGGGTACTTCGGCTCGACGGCGCCGACGGCCAGCTGGAGCGGGTGGTCTTCCTCGATGGAAGCAGCGTGGACCGCCGGGCGCTCTTCCTGGCCGCCGGCCACCACCAGCGCTCCGACCTGCCGGGCCGCTTGGGATGCGCGTTCACCGAGGCCGGGGCGGTGGACACCGGAAAGTGCGAGTCCACTAACCTGCCGGGCCTTTACGTTTGCGGCGACGCGTCGCGGGAGGCGCAGTTCGTGGTGGTGGCCGCGGCCGAAGGGGCGGAGGCCGGCATGGCCGTGAATCAGGCGCTGCTCCGGGAGGATCTCGCCCGGATCAGGCCTCAGAAGAGCAGCTCGAAACCCAGTCGGGCCAGCCTGGGCACGCCGTAG
- a CDS encoding SRPBCC family protein — protein MTSTYDGVRSGGWEHLDPRDVRREVNVGRTERWISGLAGLTLVGYSLRQKRLRGVLLPLGGELIRRGVTGRCPVNRALGRNSAQGEGRTSRVASLRHGDGTRVEQSVTINRAREDLFRFWRNFENLPRFMDNLESVTRLDDRRSHWVAKGPAGTRVEWDAEIHNEIENELIAWRSLPDSDVDHAGSVHFTPRGDGTEVRVILRYSPPAGKLGTAAARLAGEDPARQVADDLRRFRQVMEAGEVSPA, from the coding sequence ATGACTTCGACGTATGACGGCGTACGCTCCGGCGGATGGGAGCATCTGGATCCCCGGGACGTCCGACGAGAGGTGAATGTGGGCCGGACCGAGCGGTGGATCTCCGGCCTCGCGGGTCTGACCCTCGTAGGCTACAGCCTCCGACAGAAGCGTCTTCGCGGAGTATTGCTGCCGCTCGGGGGAGAGCTCATTCGCCGCGGGGTCACCGGCCGCTGTCCCGTCAACCGGGCGCTGGGCCGCAACTCCGCGCAGGGTGAGGGCCGAACCAGCCGGGTGGCCAGCCTCCGGCATGGCGACGGGACTCGGGTGGAGCAGTCGGTCACGATCAACCGGGCGCGAGAAGACCTGTTCCGATTCTGGCGGAACTTCGAGAACCTGCCGCGCTTCATGGACAACCTCGAGTCGGTCACTCGGCTGGATGACCGGCGCTCTCACTGGGTGGCCAAGGGCCCGGCGGGCACCAGGGTCGAGTGGGATGCGGAGATCCATAACGAGATCGAGAACGAGTTGATCGCCTGGCGCTCGCTCCCGGACTCCGATGTGGACCACGCGGGCTCGGTCCATTTCACGCCCCGGGGCGACGGCACCGAGGTTCGGGTGATTCTGCGGTATTCCCCCCCGGCCGGGAAGCTCGGGACCGCGGCGGCCAGGCTCGCGGGAGAGGATCCCGCTCGGCAGGTGGCCGACGATCTCCGCCGCTTCAGACAGGTGATGGAGGCGGGTGAAGTCTCGCCGGCCTGA
- a CDS encoding SDR family oxidoreductase yields the protein MTKPRKARSRRGRLVAAAVVCVALAWRLRRPRAAYDLAGRTVLITGGSRGLGLALAQAASAMGARVAICGRDAGSLERARSLLQRRGGEVVAIPCDVRHQASVRQLIESVRVRLGPVDVLINNAGVIEVGPAGAMSLADYQEAMDTNFWGVLHATAAVLPDMQARGSGRIVNITSVGAKIGVPHLIPYSASKFAALGLTQALRAELAAEGIAVVAVVPGLMRTGSPRNAIFRGRHRAEYAWFSIADSLPGLSISVKRAARLILAGCARGDAEVRFPLSTWLAAAANGLAPELTSKALGVAARLLPRMDPTTGMRLSGRESQSPVSPSWLTWLGDRAARRYNQIAPQEPARG from the coding sequence ATGACCAAACCGCGCAAGGCCCGGAGTCGCCGCGGGCGGCTCGTGGCGGCGGCAGTAGTGTGCGTGGCCCTCGCGTGGCGCCTGCGTCGGCCCCGGGCCGCCTACGACCTCGCCGGACGGACGGTGCTGATCACCGGTGGCTCCCGCGGCCTGGGGCTCGCCCTCGCCCAAGCCGCGTCAGCGATGGGGGCACGGGTAGCCATCTGCGGCCGGGACGCCGGCTCCCTGGAGCGCGCGCGCTCGCTTCTTCAGAGACGAGGGGGAGAGGTCGTCGCGATCCCGTGCGACGTCCGGCACCAAGCCTCGGTGCGCCAGCTGATCGAATCGGTTCGGGTGCGGCTGGGACCGGTGGACGTGCTGATCAACAACGCGGGCGTAATCGAGGTCGGCCCAGCCGGGGCGATGTCACTGGCGGACTATCAGGAGGCGATGGACACCAACTTCTGGGGTGTGCTGCACGCCACTGCCGCCGTGTTGCCCGACATGCAGGCCCGCGGCAGTGGCAGGATCGTGAACATCACGTCGGTCGGGGCCAAGATCGGGGTGCCTCATCTGATCCCCTACAGCGCGAGCAAGTTTGCGGCGCTGGGCTTGACTCAGGCGCTCCGGGCCGAGCTCGCCGCCGAGGGGATCGCGGTGGTGGCGGTGGTGCCCGGGTTGATGCGTACGGGCAGCCCACGCAATGCCATCTTCCGCGGCAGGCACCGCGCCGAATACGCCTGGTTCAGCATCGCGGATTCTCTGCCGGGTCTCTCGATCTCGGTCAAGCGTGCCGCCCGCCTCATTCTGGCGGGCTGCGCCCGGGGAGACGCCGAAGTCCGTTTCCCCCTCTCCACTTGGCTCGCGGCGGCCGCCAACGGACTCGCGCCCGAGCTCACCAGCAAGGCCCTGGGCGTCGCCGCGCGCCTGCTCCCGCGAATGGACCCGACCACGGGCATGCGCCTCAGCGGGCGGGAAAGCCAGTCGCCGGTCTCGCCATCATGGCTCACCTGGCTCGGCGATCGTGCCGCGCGCCGGTACAACCAGATCGCGCCTCAGGAGCCGGCCCGCGGCTGA
- a CDS encoding SRPBCC family protein, whose amino-acid sequence MGAKDFLSGAALGAGLVYFLDPERGEARRTRARVRITRMTVRSGAPAAEPMAVRRYGSRAGDIGGLEAANLTRSGPASRSLVELILALAGGVLSLYGLSRRGVVGSATRTVGVGLLAANLRTGVAGRGPRRGERRRTIDIQKTLHIAAPVERVYAFWTNYENFPLFMSNVRSVTDLGAGRSHWVVSGPAGVPVEWDAVMTQDTLNEAIAWRSEPGSTLENAGVIRFRTEGVGTGIDFRLCYNPPGGGAGAAVAELFGADPRAKLNEDLGRMKALLESTVRSETHGQESGS is encoded by the coding sequence ATGGGAGCCAAGGATTTCTTGAGTGGCGCGGCACTCGGCGCCGGATTGGTCTACTTCCTGGATCCGGAGCGTGGGGAAGCGAGAAGAACTCGCGCGCGCGTGCGCATCACCCGGATGACTGTCCGATCCGGCGCGCCCGCCGCCGAGCCGATGGCGGTGCGTCGATACGGAAGCCGGGCAGGAGACATCGGCGGGTTGGAGGCCGCGAATCTGACCCGTAGCGGCCCGGCATCCCGCTCACTCGTGGAGCTGATACTGGCGCTGGCCGGCGGCGTCCTCTCCCTCTACGGCCTCTCCCGCCGGGGTGTTGTCGGCTCCGCCACGCGCACCGTGGGCGTCGGTCTGCTGGCCGCCAACCTCCGGACCGGCGTGGCCGGCCGGGGTCCGCGCCGGGGCGAGCGGCGCCGGACGATCGATATCCAGAAGACGCTGCACATCGCAGCGCCGGTCGAACGGGTGTACGCCTTCTGGACCAACTACGAGAACTTCCCGCTCTTCATGTCGAACGTGCGGTCGGTGACCGACCTCGGCGCCGGACGCTCCCATTGGGTGGTGAGCGGACCCGCGGGCGTTCCGGTCGAATGGGACGCGGTGATGACGCAGGATACACTCAACGAAGCGATCGCCTGGCGCAGCGAGCCCGGCTCCACGCTGGAAAACGCGGGCGTCATCCGCTTCCGGACGGAGGGGGTCGGAACCGGAATCGACTTCCGACTCTGCTACAACCCTCCGGGCGGCGGTGCCGGCGCGGCCGTGGCCGAGCTCTTCGGGGCGGATCCCCGCGCCAAATTGAACGAGGACCTCGGGCGGATGAAGGCCTTGCTCGAGAGTACCGTGAGGAGTGAGACGCATGGCCAAGAATCTGGGTCGTGA
- a CDS encoding sulfite exporter TauE/SafE family protein translates to MRDALVRRIDVLLVRPYLSRVCIHPHRRECKAYMGLIFLAIGLAAGVLSGLFGIGGGLLIVPTLVTLTNFSTKTALGTSLASLLLPVGLLGAYTYYQNGQVNVSASLLIALGLFLGAGVGARIAEVLPVITLQRLFAVFLVAMAVRLWIHAGG, encoded by the coding sequence GTGCGCGATGCTCTGGTGCGGCGCATCGACGTGCTCCTCGTCCGCCCTTACCTTTCACGGGTCTGCATCCACCCACACCGAAGGGAGTGCAAGGCGTACATGGGGCTCATCTTTCTGGCGATCGGACTTGCCGCGGGCGTGCTTTCGGGACTGTTCGGAATCGGCGGGGGCCTGCTCATCGTGCCCACCCTCGTGACCCTGACCAACTTTTCGACGAAGACCGCGCTGGGCACCTCTCTCGCATCGCTGCTGCTGCCGGTCGGGCTCCTCGGCGCCTACACCTACTATCAGAACGGTCAGGTGAACGTCTCTGCCTCGCTGCTCATTGCTCTGGGGCTCTTTCTCGGCGCCGGCGTCGGCGCCCGGATCGCCGAGGTGCTGCCGGTGATCACCTTGCAGCGGCTCTTCGCCGTGTTCCTCGTCGCCATGGCCGTGCGTCTGTGGATTCACGCGGGAGGATGA
- a CDS encoding YbhB/YbcL family Raf kinase inhibitor-like protein, whose translation MELSSPAFRQGQPIPAAFTCDGDDRSPTLAWSGAPGETRSLALLCEDPDAPRGIWVHWVIFNLPADAVELEEGVPALPQLPSGARQGTNDSSHLGYNGPCPPPGNPHRYFFRLYALDALLNLAPGASRADLEEAMSGHILGDVSLMGTYQRRTR comes from the coding sequence ATGGAACTGAGCAGTCCGGCATTCCGCCAGGGGCAGCCGATCCCGGCTGCCTTCACCTGCGACGGGGATGACCGCTCACCCACCCTCGCGTGGAGCGGCGCGCCCGGGGAGACCCGGAGCCTGGCGCTCCTCTGCGAAGATCCCGACGCGCCCCGGGGCATCTGGGTCCACTGGGTGATCTTCAACCTGCCGGCGGACGCGGTCGAGCTGGAGGAGGGCGTGCCCGCGCTGCCTCAGCTCCCTTCGGGCGCACGTCAGGGCACCAACGACAGCAGCCACCTTGGATACAACGGCCCCTGTCCTCCGCCGGGCAACCCCCACCGCTACTTCTTCCGGCTCTATGCGCTCGATGCGCTGCTCAATCTCGCTCCGGGTGCGAGCCGGGCGGATCTGGAGGAGGCGATGTCCGGCCACATCCTGGGCGACGTCAGTCTCATGGGAACGTACCAGCGCCGCACGCGTTGA